In one window of Bacillus horti DNA:
- a CDS encoding N-acetylmuramoyl-L-alanine amidase family protein, whose product MKKKASLFFFFLLASLLVVGTYSEVGVSANQAIKLIVEGKQQSPDVPPELKDNRTFVPIRFVAEAMGAQVNWNKSALQVEIKRDQATIHLNLNSRTVTVNGQAHQIDTHPYMSKSRTMVPVRFVSEFLGLDVGWQAKEKTVVISKPMTLSINGQAFTGVYRPVQLNNSVYVPIVEMAKRLNVGVRQQNGQYIFSYASPSGNQGTVSNQIAASEIQMVDDIAMANRNHIETLLGAEVTSSHQDHIEVTKEVSYLELSDISLENGKYIITAPGLDRSSLDYFFLADPNRLVVDIPFTQIGEALKTTGTLPLAHDVVDQVRISQFSSSPMTIRLVFDLNKRANVDIQKVGDTLEFTLTHKKPLIYLDPGHGAHDPGAGGANTREKDVVLAVSNKLFALLEADQDIDVQATRKTDVFLSLTERTDLANKAGADMFLSIHANAATSSSAHGTETFVHVNADRTFGSIVHKHLVKATGLRDRGLKEANFSVLRNSKMPAALIEIAFISNPQEEKLLKDPAFQDKVAKALYDAVREYEFGK is encoded by the coding sequence ATGAAGAAAAAGGCCAGTCTTTTTTTCTTTTTTTTACTTGCCTCACTATTAGTAGTAGGTACATATTCTGAGGTAGGTGTAAGCGCAAATCAGGCGATTAAATTAATCGTTGAAGGAAAGCAGCAAAGCCCTGATGTTCCTCCAGAATTAAAGGACAACCGTACGTTTGTCCCAATTCGTTTTGTAGCAGAAGCTATGGGAGCTCAGGTTAATTGGAATAAGTCAGCTTTACAGGTAGAGATTAAACGAGATCAAGCAACGATCCATTTAAACCTTAACTCAAGAACGGTTACGGTGAATGGACAAGCTCATCAAATTGATACTCATCCATACATGTCCAAATCCCGTACAATGGTTCCTGTACGATTTGTTAGTGAATTTCTTGGATTAGATGTCGGTTGGCAAGCCAAAGAAAAGACGGTTGTGATTTCAAAACCGATGACGCTTTCTATTAATGGACAAGCTTTTACAGGAGTATATCGTCCGGTCCAGCTTAATAATAGCGTATATGTTCCAATCGTAGAAATGGCTAAGAGATTAAACGTAGGTGTTAGGCAACAAAATGGACAGTATATATTCTCGTACGCAAGTCCATCAGGAAACCAAGGAACGGTATCAAATCAAATAGCAGCAAGTGAAATTCAGATGGTTGATGATATAGCGATGGCAAACAGAAATCACATCGAGACGTTACTAGGAGCAGAGGTGACATCCTCTCATCAAGACCATATTGAAGTGACTAAGGAAGTTTCATATCTTGAGCTATCTGATATTTCGTTAGAGAACGGGAAGTACATCATTACAGCGCCGGGCTTAGATCGGTCCAGCCTTGATTATTTCTTTTTAGCAGACCCGAATCGTTTGGTAGTAGATATTCCATTTACACAAATCGGTGAGGCATTAAAAACGACGGGTACACTACCACTTGCTCATGATGTGGTAGATCAAGTACGTATTTCACAGTTCAGTTCTTCACCAATGACCATTCGCTTAGTGTTCGATTTAAATAAGAGAGCTAATGTAGATATCCAAAAGGTTGGCGACACACTTGAGTTTACGTTGACTCATAAAAAGCCTTTAATATATCTTGACCCAGGTCATGGAGCCCACGACCCTGGTGCAGGTGGAGCAAATACTAGAGAAAAGGATGTTGTTCTTGCCGTCTCTAATAAATTGTTCGCTTTACTGGAGGCAGATCAAGATATCGATGTACAAGCTACGCGTAAAACAGACGTCTTTTTAAGCTTAACAGAGCGTACAGACTTAGCAAACAAAGCAGGAGCAGATATGTTCCTTTCTATTCATGCTAACGCAGCGACTAGCTCTTCAGCTCATGGAACAGAAACTTTTGTTCATGTAAACGCGGATCGTACGTTTGGTAGTATTGTTCACAAACATTTAGTAAAGGCTACGGGGCTAAGAGATCGTGGCCTGAAGGAAGCAAACTTTAGTGTACTGAGAAATTCGAAAATGCCCGCTGCTTTAATTGAAATTGCTTTTATTAGCAATCCTCAAGAGGAGAAGCTACTAAAGGATCCAGCCTTCCAAGATAAAGTAGCAAAGGCATTGTATGATGCTGTAAGGGAGTATGAGTTTGGAAAGTAA
- a CDS encoding NADPH-dependent FMN reductase: MGTNKVIVGLSGSIRDQSSTKKSLNSLRRYISEEIEYIIYDGLQKLPHFNPELDNEEAPAEVQVYRALLDRADGVIICTPEYIKGVPGVLKNALEWLVSSATLYQKPVAVITASGGGEHAHQALLLNLSMLEASVEHTLLISGANNKLTEDGEYANDEVVQSLKELVAGITLQNN; the protein is encoded by the coding sequence ATGGGAACAAACAAAGTTATTGTCGGTCTATCGGGTAGTATTCGTGATCAATCATCAACTAAAAAATCACTGAACAGTCTCAGGAGATATATATCGGAGGAGATTGAATATATCATTTACGATGGTCTTCAAAAGCTCCCACATTTTAATCCAGAATTAGATAACGAAGAAGCTCCTGCGGAGGTTCAAGTTTATAGAGCCTTATTAGACAGAGCAGATGGTGTAATTATTTGTACACCAGAATATATTAAAGGAGTACCTGGTGTGTTAAAAAATGCACTAGAATGGCTAGTTTCTTCAGCCACACTATACCAAAAGCCTGTTGCCGTTATTACTGCATCAGGCGGAGGAGAACATGCTCATCAAGCATTACTATTAAATTTAAGTATGCTTGAGGCTAGTGTAGAACACACTCTTTTAATTTCTGGTGCAAATAATAAACTTACTGAGGATGGAGAGTACGCCAATGATGAAGTCGTACAATCTCTCAAGGAATTGGTTGCAGGCATAACGCTTCAAAACAATTGA
- a CDS encoding RrF2 family transcriptional regulator has protein sequence MITEKYTPTATPKWLGYALQSLVFMSGQQKEHCASSEIAENVCSEATLTRRVLSRLVKAGIVEAREGRDGGYALSRKPEDISFADVYKAIQMVEPLYTGLLDTTKGGPFETETRDMFTEVINESERQLILVLERHTIADLIQKINQEK, from the coding sequence TTGATAACTGAAAAATATACACCAACTGCAACACCTAAGTGGCTGGGCTATGCCCTTCAATCGCTTGTTTTTATGTCTGGGCAACAAAAGGAGCATTGTGCCAGCAGTGAGATCGCTGAAAATGTGTGCAGTGAGGCTACGTTAACTCGTCGAGTTCTTTCCCGCTTGGTCAAGGCGGGGATTGTGGAGGCAAGAGAAGGACGTGATGGGGGATACGCTCTTAGTAGAAAACCAGAGGATATCTCCTTTGCCGATGTATACAAAGCTATTCAGATGGTAGAACCCCTGTACACAGGTTTGCTTGATACAACAAAAGGGGGGCCTTTTGAAACAGAAACGCGGGATATGTTTACTGAGGTAATAAATGAATCTGAGCGGCAGTTAATTTTAGTATTAGAACGTCATACAATTGCAGATTTGATCCAAAAAATTAATCAAGAAAAATAA